A region of Photobacterium sanguinicancri DNA encodes the following proteins:
- a CDS encoding anthranilate synthase component 1, producing MNTTQRTIGELEVLSLDVPYVAEPTELYYTVCGDRPHNLLLESAEVDSKQDLKSLMLIDAAVRIVCRGTEVQLEALTDNGLNVLQTIEHNIPDTVGHQRTSNSLTLTFPTAERALDEDSRLRQASSFDALRMVQHAFDTSGHPQEALFLGGLFAYDLVAGFEPLAEVEQDNKCPDYLFYIAETLLVIDHQRRKGKLQATLFGGDQYTNSYFELSRRLQQIKEACLAPATVPPAIQLTQCEPEVSVSDADFCQTVADLKQYVIGGDVFQVVPSRQFTLPCPSPLVAYKELKIGNPSPYMFFMQDADFTLFGASPESALKYATETNQVEIYPIAGTRQRGKNTDGSINLDLDGRIELELRCDMKENAEHMMLVDLARNDVARISEAGTRYVADLLKVDRYSHVMHLVSRVVGQLRSDLDALHAYQACMNMGTLTGAPKIRAMQLIRDVEKRRRGSYGGAVGYITGHGDMDTCIVIRSAYVEDGIASVQAGAGVVYDSVPQAEADETRGKAQAVISAIRKAHTQG from the coding sequence GTGAACACAACCCAACGCACCATTGGCGAGCTGGAAGTGCTTAGCCTTGATGTACCCTATGTAGCGGAGCCAACTGAGCTGTATTACACAGTTTGCGGTGATCGACCACATAACCTATTACTGGAGTCGGCCGAAGTCGACTCTAAGCAAGACCTTAAAAGCTTAATGTTAATCGACGCCGCCGTACGCATTGTTTGCCGTGGCACCGAGGTGCAATTAGAAGCCCTTACAGATAATGGCTTGAATGTATTACAAACTATCGAGCATAACATTCCCGACACAGTGGGCCATCAGCGTACGAGCAATAGCCTTACGTTGACATTTCCAACCGCAGAACGCGCGCTTGATGAGGATAGTCGCTTACGCCAAGCATCCTCATTTGATGCACTGCGTATGGTGCAACATGCATTCGATACTTCCGGTCACCCACAGGAAGCCTTGTTCCTTGGCGGACTCTTTGCCTACGACCTTGTAGCCGGCTTTGAGCCTTTGGCGGAAGTCGAGCAAGATAACAAATGTCCAGATTACTTATTCTATATCGCTGAGACATTGCTGGTTATCGATCACCAGCGCCGCAAAGGTAAGCTGCAAGCCACACTGTTTGGTGGCGATCAATATACCAATAGCTACTTCGAACTAAGCCGTCGCTTACAGCAAATCAAAGAAGCGTGTTTAGCTCCTGCTACCGTTCCACCAGCAATTCAATTGACGCAATGCGAACCTGAAGTGAGTGTTAGTGACGCTGATTTTTGCCAAACCGTTGCCGATTTAAAACAATACGTCATTGGTGGAGATGTATTTCAAGTGGTGCCATCTCGTCAATTTACCTTACCGTGTCCATCACCACTGGTGGCTTATAAAGAATTAAAAATTGGCAACCCAAGCCCTTACATGTTTTTCATGCAAGATGCCGATTTCACCCTCTTTGGTGCTTCACCAGAAAGTGCGCTGAAATACGCAACCGAAACCAATCAAGTCGAAATTTACCCAATCGCAGGTACACGCCAGCGTGGCAAAAATACCGATGGTTCGATTAATCTCGATTTAGATGGCCGTATCGAATTAGAACTACGCTGCGACATGAAAGAAAACGCAGAGCATATGATGCTAGTTGATCTCGCGCGTAATGATGTGGCGCGGATCAGTGAAGCAGGCACCCGCTATGTCGCCGATTTACTGAAAGTTGACCGTTATAGTCATGTAATGCACTTGGTTTCGCGGGTGGTTGGTCAACTACGAAGCGACCTTGATGCCCTTCACGCTTACCAAGCCTGCATGAACATGGGCACCCTGACAGGGGCGCCAAAAATTCGCGCAATGCAATTAATTCGTGATGTCGAAAAGCGTCGTCGCGGTAGTTATGGCGGTGCGGTGGGTTACATCACAGGTCATGGCGACATGGACACTTGTATTGTTATCCGTTCAGCTTACGTTGAAGACGGTATTGCTAGCGTACAAGCAGGGGCTGGCGTGGTGTATGACTCAGTACCGCAAGCAGAAGCAGATGAAACCCGCGGTAAGGCACAAGCTGTTATCAGTGCTATTCGCAAAGCTCACACTCAAGGATAA
- the dsdC gene encoding DNA-binding transcriptional regulator DsdC → MQLPKLTGSVLSGLHCFLIAADQMSFTRAAEILCLTQSAVSHKIKNLEDSLGVQLFIRQTRKLLLTEEGKRLKGVVAQNFGDIAHELRDLKTLELSGDFNVSVPPTFAQTWLLPRLKHFIDKYPALRFHLRTRNDLVDFQTESFDCAIYFGHGKYAGLHSEKLMDESMVPVCSPQYADQNHLHNNPEQLMVCTLLHDAAPWARAGRNDEWQYWAQTNGIELPENSCTFDRADLALQAAENGLGIAMGRHSFVDQQLKDGRLVVPFDMAVQSPLSYYVVCRQDATISPRIKAFQTWLHSEIAEF, encoded by the coding sequence ATGCAGCTTCCAAAATTAACAGGTTCCGTCCTTTCTGGTTTACATTGTTTTTTGATCGCCGCAGATCAAATGAGCTTTACTCGTGCCGCTGAAATTCTATGCTTAACGCAAAGTGCAGTTAGTCATAAGATAAAAAATCTTGAAGATAGCCTTGGGGTTCAGCTCTTTATTCGCCAGACCCGAAAACTCTTGTTAACCGAAGAAGGTAAACGTCTCAAAGGAGTTGTTGCTCAAAACTTTGGTGACATTGCACATGAATTGCGAGATCTAAAAACGTTAGAGTTGAGTGGAGATTTCAATGTTTCAGTCCCTCCAACGTTTGCACAGACTTGGTTATTACCTCGCTTAAAGCACTTCATTGATAAATATCCAGCGCTTCGCTTTCATTTACGTACCCGTAATGATCTTGTTGATTTTCAGACTGAATCGTTCGACTGTGCTATCTACTTTGGGCATGGTAAGTATGCAGGGTTACATTCTGAAAAGTTGATGGATGAAAGCATGGTCCCAGTATGTAGCCCTCAATATGCAGATCAAAACCATTTACACAATAACCCAGAACAATTAATGGTGTGTACGTTATTGCATGATGCGGCTCCTTGGGCGCGGGCAGGACGTAATGATGAGTGGCAATACTGGGCTCAAACCAATGGGATCGAATTACCTGAAAATAGTTGTACATTTGATCGTGCTGATCTGGCATTACAGGCGGCTGAAAATGGTTTGGGTATTGCGATGGGCAGGCATTCATTTGTTGATCAACAGCTAAAAGATGGTCGATTGGTGGTGCCTTTTGATATGGCAGTACAGTCACCATTGAGCTATTACGTTGTTTGTCGTCAAGATGCGACGATTTCACCGCGGATAAAGGCGTTTCAGACATGGCTTCATAGTGAAATAGCAGAATTTTAA
- the trpD gene encoding anthranilate phosphoribosyltransferase yields MDAVIYDIANKLYAQQPLSQQESHTLFDAIIKGEVEPILLSAVLTALKIKGETPAEIAGAASALVANANAFPSPDYDFGDIVGTGGDGANTINISTTAAFVAAACGIKVAKHGNRGVSSKSGSSDLLDKFGINLAMKPETARQALDDLGVCFLFAPEYHGGVRHAMPVRQTLKTRTIFNLLGPLINPARPNIELMGVYDKALVRPIAETMATMGMKRAAVVHGSGLDEVAIHGETTVAEIINGEITEYTLTPADFGLDVHPLEAIKGGEPEENRAIITNILTGKGTDAQQGAVAVNVALLMRLFGHEDLKTNTQKAIGVMQSGSAFALVEQLAARG; encoded by the coding sequence ATGGATGCTGTGATTTACGACATTGCAAATAAACTTTATGCCCAACAACCACTAAGCCAGCAAGAAAGCCATACACTTTTTGATGCCATCATCAAAGGTGAAGTAGAGCCAATTTTGCTATCGGCCGTATTAACCGCACTCAAAATTAAAGGCGAAACACCAGCAGAAATCGCAGGTGCAGCCAGCGCACTCGTAGCCAACGCCAATGCATTCCCAAGTCCAGACTACGACTTTGGCGATATTGTCGGTACTGGTGGTGACGGTGCAAATACCATCAATATTTCTACCACCGCTGCTTTCGTTGCTGCTGCGTGTGGCATAAAAGTCGCAAAACATGGTAACCGTGGTGTCTCCAGTAAATCTGGCTCATCAGACCTATTGGATAAATTCGGTATTAACTTAGCGATGAAACCAGAAACTGCTCGCCAAGCATTGGATGATTTAGGTGTTTGTTTCTTATTTGCACCTGAGTACCACGGCGGGGTTCGTCACGCGATGCCTGTACGCCAGACGCTCAAAACACGCACTATCTTTAATCTTTTAGGTCCGCTGATTAACCCTGCTCGACCAAATATCGAATTAATGGGTGTGTACGATAAAGCGCTTGTTCGTCCCATCGCAGAAACAATGGCAACCATGGGCATGAAGCGCGCAGCCGTTGTCCACGGTAGTGGCTTAGATGAAGTGGCTATCCATGGCGAAACGACAGTGGCAGAAATCATTAATGGTGAAATCACTGAATACACACTCACCCCTGCTGATTTCGGCTTAGATGTTCACCCGTTAGAAGCAATCAAAGGCGGCGAACCAGAAGAAAATCGCGCCATTATTACCAATATTCTGACAGGAAAAGGGACAGATGCACAACAAGGTGCTGTAGCTGTCAATGTCGCCCTTCTGATGCGCTTATTTGGTCATGAAGATTTAAAAACGAATACTCAAAAAGCCATTGGTGTTATGCAATCTGGCTCTGCATTCGCGCTTGTTGAACAACTAGCTGCACGAGGTTAA
- a CDS encoding TfoX/Sxy family DNA transformation protein has product MSFKEEFFTYLSGFGEYEKRSMFGGMGVFIDGAMYAIITNKSLFLRGGEVLDERLCQLGCAKFKHIKRSTTAIVNYYDITPLFSESRTLSNELVEHSIQIARQDKVEKAADKNKRIRDLPNMRLTLERMVKKAGVKDVTSFMELGASEVFCKVRQVHGQDLDIKLLWMFAGAVQGCHWTLLNDDQKSGLLSAVS; this is encoded by the coding sequence ATGTCGTTTAAGGAAGAATTTTTCACCTACCTCAGTGGATTTGGCGAGTATGAGAAACGTTCTATGTTTGGTGGTATGGGCGTGTTCATTGATGGGGCGATGTACGCAATTATCACAAATAAATCATTGTTTCTACGCGGTGGTGAAGTTCTTGATGAGCGTTTATGTCAACTTGGTTGCGCCAAGTTTAAGCACATTAAACGCAGTACGACAGCAATAGTAAACTATTACGATATAACGCCATTATTTAGTGAATCGCGTACGTTGAGTAATGAGCTAGTTGAGCATTCGATCCAAATTGCGCGTCAAGATAAAGTTGAAAAAGCTGCAGATAAAAACAAGCGTATTCGTGATCTGCCTAACATGCGCTTGACCTTGGAACGTATGGTAAAAAAAGCGGGTGTAAAAGATGTAACAAGTTTTATGGAGCTTGGAGCGTCGGAAGTATTCTGTAAGGTGCGTCAGGTGCATGGCCAAGATTTAGATATTAAACTGCTTTGGATGTTTGCAGGCGCGGTGCAAGGTTGTCACTGGACTTTGTTAAATGATGATCAGAAGTCGGGCTTATTGAGTGCTGTTAGCTAA
- the trpA gene encoding tryptophan synthase subunit alpha yields the protein MDRYQQLFSQLAEKQQGAFVPFVTIGDPTPEQSMRVIDTLVESGADALELGIPFSDPLADGPTIQGATIRALASGTTPAVCFDMITQIRTKYPDLPIGLLMYANLVFSAGIDKFYQQCAEAGVDSVLIADVPVNESADFHAAAEKHGIHPIFIAPPNADEATLKTVSELGGGYTYLLSRAGVTGAETKAGMPIGPLLENLKKHNAPPAILGFGISTPEQVKDAIEAGAAGAISGSAVVKIIESNLENHPSMLSKLANFVTPMKAATQL from the coding sequence ATGGATCGTTATCAACAACTTTTCAGCCAATTGGCAGAAAAACAACAAGGCGCTTTTGTTCCTTTCGTGACAATTGGAGACCCAACACCAGAGCAATCAATGCGCGTTATCGACACGCTTGTTGAATCAGGCGCAGATGCCCTTGAGCTCGGTATTCCTTTCTCTGATCCATTAGCCGATGGCCCAACAATTCAAGGGGCCACTATCCGCGCGCTAGCATCAGGGACCACACCAGCTGTGTGCTTTGATATGATCACGCAAATCCGCACTAAATACCCAGATCTGCCAATTGGCTTGCTCATGTATGCTAATTTGGTATTTTCAGCCGGTATTGATAAATTTTACCAACAATGTGCTGAGGCGGGTGTTGATTCGGTACTGATTGCTGATGTACCAGTAAATGAATCCGCTGACTTCCACGCAGCTGCTGAAAAACATGGCATACACCCTATATTTATCGCACCACCTAATGCTGATGAGGCAACATTGAAAACAGTCTCTGAGCTAGGTGGCGGATACACTTACTTACTCTCGCGCGCGGGTGTAACCGGGGCAGAAACCAAAGCTGGAATGCCAATTGGCCCCCTACTTGAAAACCTGAAAAAGCATAATGCGCCACCTGCTATTCTGGGATTTGGTATTTCAACACCAGAACAAGTTAAAGACGCGATTGAAGCCGGGGCTGCAGGTGCAATCTCAGGCTCTGCAGTGGTGAAAATCATTGAAAGCAATCTTGAGAACCATCCAAGTATGCTTAGTAAGCTCGCTAATTTTGTCACACCGATGAAAGCAGCTACTCAGCTATAA
- a CDS encoding dicarboxylate/amino acid:cation symporter, giving the protein MVVGTLVGAMMGPTASIFAPLGSIFIHLIKMLVIPLVAVAIISGAAGLGNSSAAGKVGLMTLGFFGFTSAVAVALALFLGEVFQPGVGIDLSGVEGMFSNAYADKGDLPSFWATVLGMIPTNVFQSLNEANILQILVFCLFFGIAVSKLEKDRRDPLINGVNAIVDAMVWMINVIMKIAPLGVFGLMADAVGTFGFSALMVVFKLFVVYVVAILVYGFVFYPLMIKVFSKTSPLKFLSVMKKPQAVALSTASSMATLPVTMEVCEEELKVKNATASFVLPLGATINMSGNAIYYGLVAIFFAQIFNIDLSMSAYMAIIITSTLGAVGQAGVPGPSFLVVAVLLSAGIPIEGLPLLFALDRIFDMIRTALNITGDAACAVIINDQINVEAEPSKA; this is encoded by the coding sequence ATGGTTGTGGGAACCCTCGTCGGTGCCATGATGGGGCCAACAGCAAGTATTTTCGCGCCACTTGGCAGTATCTTTATCCACTTGATAAAAATGCTAGTGATCCCCTTAGTTGCGGTTGCCATTATTTCTGGTGCTGCAGGGTTAGGTAATAGCTCGGCCGCAGGAAAGGTCGGATTAATGACCCTAGGCTTTTTTGGCTTCACGTCGGCTGTCGCCGTTGCCCTAGCACTTTTTTTGGGGGAAGTGTTCCAACCTGGTGTCGGCATAGATCTGTCAGGTGTTGAAGGGATGTTCTCAAATGCTTACGCTGATAAAGGTGATTTACCCTCATTCTGGGCAACAGTGCTTGGCATGATCCCAACCAATGTTTTTCAATCGTTAAATGAAGCCAATATCCTCCAAATTTTAGTATTCTGCCTTTTCTTTGGTATTGCTGTTTCTAAGTTAGAAAAAGATCGCAGAGATCCACTAATCAACGGTGTTAATGCCATTGTTGATGCCATGGTTTGGATGATCAACGTCATTATGAAAATCGCACCTCTGGGCGTATTTGGCTTGATGGCAGATGCGGTAGGCACATTTGGCTTTAGTGCTCTTATGGTGGTCTTCAAGCTCTTTGTCGTCTACGTAGTGGCTATTTTAGTGTACGGCTTTGTGTTCTACCCACTGATGATCAAAGTGTTCAGTAAAACCTCACCATTGAAATTCTTGTCAGTCATGAAAAAACCACAAGCGGTTGCTCTTTCTACCGCGTCTTCAATGGCAACGCTGCCTGTTACTATGGAAGTGTGTGAAGAAGAACTAAAAGTTAAAAATGCTACCGCCTCATTTGTGCTGCCACTGGGTGCAACCATCAACATGAGTGGTAACGCTATTTACTATGGTTTAGTGGCTATCTTCTTTGCGCAAATATTCAATATTGATTTAAGCATGAGTGCTTATATGGCAATTATTATCACTTCGACGTTAGGCGCCGTTGGCCAAGCAGGTGTGCCTGGGCCCTCTTTCTTAGTTGTTGCTGTACTGCTGTCGGCAGGGATCCCTATCGAAGGGCTACCGCTATTGTTCGCACTGGATCGTATCTTCGATATGATACGCACAGCGCTAAATATCACCGGCGATGCCGCTTGTGCGGTGATCATCAATGACCAAATTAATGTAGAAGCAGAACCAAGCAAAGCTTAG
- a CDS encoding aminodeoxychorismate/anthranilate synthase component II, with translation MTKAHIVLLDNFDSFTYNLVDQFRSLGHPVTVYRNSLTVEQMSQAINEKTNPVLVLSPGPGAPADAGCMPELIVHLKGKVPMIGICLGHQAIVEAYGGKVEGAGDIVHGKAAMMRHNQHPVFGELPNPLSIARYHSLVATQVPDSLKVVADVNGLVMAVTQDEDKVCGFQFHPESILTTQGAQLLINTLDWVTTPFVPSPSQQAVKQDVE, from the coding sequence ATGACTAAAGCCCATATTGTCCTACTCGATAATTTCGACTCTTTTACTTATAACCTTGTTGATCAATTTCGCTCACTTGGCCATCCCGTTACCGTTTATCGCAACAGCCTAACGGTTGAGCAAATGTCGCAGGCAATCAATGAAAAAACCAACCCTGTACTGGTTTTGTCTCCAGGCCCTGGAGCGCCCGCCGATGCAGGCTGCATGCCTGAGCTGATTGTCCACCTAAAAGGTAAAGTCCCTATGATAGGGATATGTCTTGGTCATCAAGCGATTGTAGAAGCGTATGGCGGTAAAGTGGAAGGTGCTGGCGACATTGTCCATGGGAAAGCCGCCATGATGCGCCACAACCAGCATCCTGTTTTTGGCGAGCTGCCTAATCCATTATCGATTGCACGTTATCATTCCTTGGTTGCAACTCAAGTTCCTGATAGTTTAAAGGTTGTTGCTGATGTTAATGGCTTAGTTATGGCTGTTACACAAGATGAAGATAAAGTATGTGGTTTTCAGTTCCACCCAGAATCCATCTTAACGACACAAGGTGCACAACTTCTGATTAACACGCTCGATTGGGTAACGACCCCCTTTGTACCCTCGCCTTCACAACAAGCGGTTAAACAAGACGTAGAATAA
- a CDS encoding DUF2058 domain-containing protein has product MAKLSLQEQMLKAGLVDKKKLKKAAKGAKKSRVQAREAKAAVEANRAAQLEQDKNLNRLKNEEVQKKEFQAQVKQLIEMNRIDRKKGDIGYNFTDGTLVKKIYVDKTMQDQLVRGRLAIVRLADSYEVIPSVVADKIAQRDESSIVLNNVVENDEPDEDDPYADFVIPDDLMW; this is encoded by the coding sequence ATGGCCAAGTTAAGCCTACAAGAGCAAATGCTTAAAGCTGGTTTAGTTGATAAGAAAAAACTAAAAAAAGCAGCGAAAGGTGCGAAAAAATCACGCGTTCAAGCACGTGAAGCGAAAGCGGCTGTTGAAGCAAATCGAGCAGCTCAACTTGAGCAAGATAAGAACCTAAACCGCCTGAAGAATGAAGAAGTTCAGAAAAAAGAGTTTCAGGCGCAGGTAAAACAACTTATCGAGATGAACCGCATCGATCGCAAAAAAGGTGATATTGGCTATAACTTCACTGACGGTACATTAGTGAAGAAGATTTATGTTGATAAAACCATGCAAGATCAGCTGGTACGTGGTCGTTTAGCGATTGTTCGTTTAGCGGATAGTTACGAAGTGATTCCAAGTGTGGTAGCAGATAAAATTGCGCAGCGTGACGAATCAAGTATCGTACTGAATAACGTTGTTGAAAACGACGAGCCTGACGAAGATGATCCGTACGCAGACTTTGTGATTCCAGATGATTTAATGTGGTAA
- a CDS encoding LON peptidase substrate-binding domain-containing protein: MEKIALMPHTNHLLPGGRLEITIIESRFIRMMKDALSEKRQFALCMLNEGTESDPVKNLPAIVTLSKIIDFNQTDGGLINLSIEGIHNVKLSAVYHEYDGLFSGDAVILPSWSPLPIDSANECLAEKLKRHFAYNQKSKISDDKLKYDDISWVCLRWIEIVPIEVYYKQLLIAQDSPKLTIRFLLKLFQHG, encoded by the coding sequence ATGGAGAAAATAGCGTTGATGCCTCATACCAATCATTTGCTGCCGGGGGGGAGGCTTGAAATAACCATAATAGAAAGTCGTTTTATACGAATGATGAAAGATGCCTTGTCAGAAAAACGTCAATTTGCCCTTTGTATGCTAAATGAAGGAACAGAATCTGACCCTGTCAAAAACCTACCCGCTATAGTGACGCTCTCAAAAATTATTGATTTTAATCAAACTGATGGTGGCTTAATAAACCTTTCAATCGAGGGCATCCATAATGTGAAGTTATCAGCGGTCTATCATGAATACGATGGTTTATTTAGTGGCGATGCTGTTATCTTACCCAGCTGGTCTCCCCTTCCCATTGATTCAGCAAATGAATGTTTAGCTGAGAAATTAAAGCGTCATTTTGCTTACAATCAAAAAAGCAAAATCAGTGACGACAAACTCAAATACGATGATATCAGCTGGGTATGCCTGCGATGGATAGAAATTGTTCCAATCGAAGTCTATTACAAACAGTTATTAATCGCCCAAGATTCACCTAAACTAACCATCAGATTTTTACTCAAGCTTTTTCAACACGGATAA
- the trpB gene encoding tryptophan synthase subunit beta, producing MSKLDAYFGEFGGQFVPQILVPALDQLEDAFIEAQQDPAFQHEFITLLKEYAGRPTALTLCQNLTKGTKTKLYLKREDLLHGGAHKTNQVLGQALLAKRMGKHEIIAETGAGQHGVATALACALLDLKCRVYMGAKDVERQSPNVFRMKLMGAEVIPVHSGSATLKDACNEAMRDWSASYDKAHYLLGTAAGPHPFPTIVREFQHIIGEETKSQILEKEGRLPDAVIACVGGGSNAIGMFSDFIKEENVALIGVEPAGKGLDTNMHGAPLKHGKLGIFFGMKAPLMQDEHGQVEESYSVSAGLDFPSVGPQHAHLNAIGRAQYGAVTDDEALDAFQLLARKEGIIPALESAHALAYAMKMIEENPEKEQLLVVNLSGRGDKDIFTVHDILEAKGAL from the coding sequence ATGAGCAAGTTAGATGCCTACTTTGGCGAATTTGGCGGTCAGTTCGTACCTCAAATTTTGGTACCAGCATTAGACCAATTGGAAGACGCTTTCATTGAGGCCCAACAAGACCCTGCTTTTCAACACGAATTTATTACCCTGTTAAAAGAGTACGCAGGTCGCCCTACGGCCCTAACACTTTGTCAAAACCTGACCAAAGGTACAAAAACAAAGTTGTACTTAAAACGTGAGGATTTACTTCATGGCGGTGCACATAAGACAAACCAAGTACTAGGCCAAGCCTTACTTGCTAAACGTATGGGTAAGCATGAAATTATTGCGGAAACCGGCGCTGGTCAACACGGTGTTGCAACTGCGCTAGCCTGTGCATTATTAGATTTAAAATGCCGAGTCTACATGGGTGCAAAAGACGTTGAGCGTCAAAGCCCTAATGTTTTCCGTATGAAGTTAATGGGTGCAGAAGTCATTCCTGTACATTCAGGCTCTGCCACATTGAAAGATGCCTGTAATGAAGCAATGCGTGACTGGTCTGCAAGCTACGACAAGGCGCACTACCTACTTGGTACAGCAGCAGGCCCTCACCCATTCCCAACCATAGTGCGTGAATTCCAGCACATCATTGGCGAAGAAACTAAATCACAGATCTTAGAGAAAGAAGGTCGCCTCCCTGATGCGGTGATTGCTTGTGTTGGTGGTGGTTCTAACGCCATTGGCATGTTCTCTGACTTCATAAAAGAAGAAAATGTTGCACTGATTGGCGTTGAACCTGCGGGTAAAGGCTTAGATACCAACATGCACGGCGCACCACTTAAACACGGTAAGCTGGGCATTTTCTTTGGTATGAAAGCACCACTGATGCAAGACGAGCATGGCCAAGTAGAAGAATCATATTCTGTATCTGCTGGCCTTGATTTCCCATCTGTTGGCCCACAACACGCACACCTTAATGCGATTGGCCGCGCACAATATGGCGCCGTGACCGACGATGAAGCGTTAGATGCTTTTCAACTACTTGCCCGTAAAGAAGGCATAATCCCAGCACTAGAATCGGCACACGCACTGGCGTATGCAATGAAAATGATTGAAGAAAACCCAGAAAAAGAACAACTACTAGTTGTGAACCTATCAGGCCGTGGCGATAAAGATATCTTCACAGTTCACGACATTCTTGAAGCAAAGGGAGCGCTGTAA
- the trpCF gene encoding bifunctional indole-3-glycerol-phosphate synthase TrpC/phosphoribosylanthranilate isomerase TrpF encodes METVLAKIVADKRIWVEARKAEQPLESFIDTLSHSDRSFYDALAKKEPAFILECKKASPSKGLIRDDFDLDYIAQVYKNHASAISVLTDEKYFQGNFDFVPQVRAQVTQPVLCKDFMIDPYQVYLARHYQADAILLMLSVLSDDEYRTLANVAETLKLGVLTEVSNEAELERAIALKAKVVGINNRNLRDLSIDLDRTKQLAPRLSEDTIVISESGIYTNQQIRDLSAYANGFLIGSSLMSEDNLELAVRRVLIGENKVCGLTHANDAAAAYQSGAVYGGLIFVSASPRHVDVEQARMIMSGAPLKYVGVFQNADPEQVFKAAHALALSAVQLHGEESPEYVQHLKAELPAECEIWKAHGITDTLPEFARWQVDKHLLDSKVGQQTGGTGKAFDWSIISEADKANILLAGGLSPDNVSAATKLGCRGLDLNSGVESAPGKKDKTKLDAAFAAIKSIKDNK; translated from the coding sequence ATGGAAACTGTTCTAGCAAAAATTGTTGCTGATAAACGTATTTGGGTAGAAGCACGCAAAGCCGAGCAACCACTGGAAAGCTTTATTGATACGCTTTCCCACAGTGACCGCAGCTTCTACGACGCATTGGCAAAGAAAGAGCCCGCATTCATTTTGGAATGTAAAAAGGCCTCCCCTTCAAAAGGGCTTATTCGTGATGACTTCGACTTAGATTACATTGCTCAAGTTTACAAAAATCATGCGAGCGCAATCTCGGTACTTACTGATGAAAAATATTTTCAAGGCAACTTTGATTTTGTTCCACAAGTTCGAGCCCAAGTTACTCAACCTGTTTTGTGTAAAGATTTCATGATCGACCCTTATCAGGTCTACCTTGCTCGTCACTACCAAGCCGATGCAATTTTGCTGATGCTGTCGGTGCTGTCTGATGACGAATACCGCACGCTGGCGAATGTAGCTGAAACCCTAAAGCTAGGTGTGTTAACCGAAGTCAGTAACGAAGCCGAACTTGAACGTGCAATCGCGCTTAAAGCCAAAGTGGTGGGTATCAACAACCGCAACTTACGCGACCTAAGCATTGATTTAGACCGTACCAAACAACTGGCACCCCGTTTAAGTGAAGATACCATTGTTATTTCTGAGTCTGGTATTTATACCAACCAGCAGATCCGTGATCTTTCTGCCTATGCCAATGGCTTTTTGATCGGCAGTTCATTGATGTCGGAAGACAATTTAGAGCTTGCTGTTCGTCGAGTGCTCATAGGTGAAAATAAAGTCTGTGGGCTAACACACGCCAATGATGCAGCCGCGGCCTACCAAAGTGGTGCTGTTTATGGTGGTTTAATTTTCGTCTCAGCGTCACCTCGCCACGTTGATGTAGAACAAGCCCGCATGATAATGAGCGGCGCACCACTGAAGTATGTCGGTGTATTCCAAAATGCAGATCCAGAACAAGTGTTTAAGGCGGCACATGCATTAGCACTTTCCGCCGTACAACTACATGGTGAGGAATCACCTGAATATGTACAACATTTAAAGGCAGAACTGCCTGCTGAGTGTGAGATATGGAAAGCGCATGGCATTACCGACACCCTGCCTGAGTTTGCACGATGGCAAGTCGATAAACACCTTCTCGATAGCAAAGTCGGCCAACAAACAGGCGGCACAGGTAAAGCCTTCGATTGGTCAATTATATCAGAGGCTGATAAAGCCAATATTCTTCTTGCTGGCGGCCTATCACCAGATAATGTCAGTGCAGCGACCAAGCTAGGTTGCCGCGGCCTTGACCTGAACTCTGGCGTTGAAAGTGCACCAGGAAAAAAAGACAAAACAAAATTGGATGCGGCATTTGCGGCAATCAAAAGCATTAAGGACAATAAATAA